One Desmodus rotundus isolate HL8 chromosome 10, HLdesRot8A.1, whole genome shotgun sequence genomic window, AGGCAACCTCACGCCACGGGCCAGGTGAGCAAAACCCCCGCTTCGGCTCTGCGGCGCCGCTGCTCCCCACGTGCCCTTGGACTCCCCCTGCATCCAGAGGCTCCTAGAGGGGCTCTGGGGGGGCCATCTCCCCGTCTTGGACATTCTCGGGACGCGCCGCGCCTCCCCTGTCCCCGGGAACACCAAGTGAGCTCCCCGGAAATTCTGCTTGGGGACTGAAGGGCCTAATAATTTCCCAGGGAAATTATTCCTCCCTTCCTGGAACTACACCAGCTGCGGGTCTGGGGAAGCACGTGGTTAGAGCAACGATGAGCCAATCGGTGTATTGGGGTGTATTTGTAGCAGGGGCGCCGGGTAAAGCGAGAGAACTTCCTGTTAGAATTGCGGAACGCGGAATGAAGACTGCTGCTTGAGGAAATCCTAAAATGGCTCATACGAACAGACCGGGGGCAAAAATAGATTACCGTGCCCCTGCGCGACTGAATGTCTCCCCTGTGGGGCTTGGAGACATGGAACCCCGTCCATTCCACAGCAGCAATTTTATAACATGCTACCCCCTTATACCCCTATAATCGCAAAGTAAGGTCGCCCATTTTTGTAATCGTGAgtcccctggctcaggcctgccCCTAACACTCACAGCTCCTGGGGGAAGAGGTACAAATAGAGACCCACATAccatatatttgaatgtttaaaaCTTTCAAATCAAAGTTAcacattgtcaaataaaatatgCTCTGTTCTCCTACCTTGATAAATACACTTTCACAACGATCTAGTTGTTTCACGCAATACTGTGCCGTGGGGAGAGCTGACCCCGTTCTTTCCcgcccccttctcttccctttcccggCTCCCTGCTGCGTCACTAAGAGGGGCCTGACACACAGTTGTGGGTTCTCCAAGCCACATCCACGTTCTGCCCACAGCCCCGCAAACAGCCACGCCCTGGTCACCTTTCAGGTCTAGGGGTGCACTCACTGGCAGCTGGGAGAAAAGCTGGGAAAGAGACTTACAGGCATCATTTGGGCAGTAAATTTCAGGGGTATAGGTCCCCTGAATGTGGTCTAGACTCCAGAAGGAAGCATCTAGACTTTGGGATGCTGGAATCTCTCGGACCCACAAATTCACTCATCCTTTGCACAGGGAGTGCTTGGAAGAGAGCCAGAAGTACTCTCCAAGTTCATATCCCAGGGTGGGGCAGTAAGACAAGAAAATAGGAATTTGTTGAAGGCTGGCCCTGCACCCCACACCACAGTGCTAAGCTCTGGGCCTCACGTATTAGGTTAATACGTGACACAAGTAAATGGGTAAGCACAGCACAAATCAGACAGCAATTAGTGGAAGTGCTTGAAGTGCCTCTGGTTGCAggcaagggaaaggaaaaggaggtcAGGTCTCACTCCTCACCTGGCTGGGGCACAGCCATCTGCAGACAAGGAGGAACCGGGAGAAGACATGAGCAGTGGGGGAGAGGATGCATTCCCTCTGGGACAAAAAGACAGCCTCTCCCGTATCAGGAGCTGAGGCGAGGCAGCAAGGCTGCCAGGTTCCTTTGTTTCCGTCCTAGCACATCTCATCTTGGGCTGGCCAGGAAGATGTGAATAGTCAACGCCTGTCTCTGCTGATGTCCCTACTAACAGGAAGAGCTTATTGTAGGGCTCTGGCCCAGTAGCTcggctggttagagcatcgtcctgatacgccaaggttgagggtttgatccccagtcagggcacatacaagaatcaaccaatgaatgcataaatatgtggaacaacaaattgatatttctctctctctctaaaatcaatttttaaaaattcaaaagaaaaaaaaacgtaTCTTACTAATGTGGTAACAATCCTGTAATAAATACAGAAAGTGTGAGTCTCTGGAATAAATAACCCCCACAGACGATTGTGCTAGAGAAGATTATGATACAGTTTTCACTTCCCCACCTTCTCCATGtacctttgcttccttccttcatcaGCTCTTCAGAGTCGCAGAGCCCGTCCCAGTGCCACCTTCTGTGATGTCAACCCCCATGGCAAGTCGAGCCCAGAAGATGAGGCTGTCCCTTCTTACACAAAAGGGACTGGAGGTGCCGCCCCCCACAGAGAAGGACTGGTCCAAGGATGATGAAAGGGATTATGTCTTCAAAGACCCAGACCAGCAGCGGCATTCCCTGCCTCAGCCTTATCGAATGATCAACAAGCTGGTGGACCTTCTGTTTGACAGGTCGTGGGAGATTATTGAAGAGAGGGACAGGCTGCAGGAGGCCGAGCTCAGCCGGATCCAGCCTACCGTCTACCCTCCGGTTTTCCAGAGCAAGGTATGGAGCAGCTGGCCAGGGATCCATCTCTGTGTTCGTGGTTGAGTGTTAATAAATGACAACGTGTAATCCAGGAAAGGAGCTCCCGCCAGGAACCTTCAGTCAATACGACAGCTGCACTTTTGAAAGATTCTAGGcagtgtggggaaatgggtgtcCGGGCTAATTGAGGATCATACAGGAGGTCTTTTACGTTCAGCAactgttttaaaatctttctgaATATCGTAATCACAACTCTGGCTTGAGGGTGGAGAATCTGCCAGTGCCTCAGGTACAGCTCTTGCCACGCTGTTATGGATGAATACCGTGCAGGGAACTGGGCCGCTGGTCCACTCACCACGGGGCCCACGGCCACACTTAGTGTAGTGAGTACACATTGATCTCCATTCCTTTATGTTCTCCGGTCCCCTTCCCCTAAAAGTGGAGTGCTATCACTTCTTGATAGGTGGGCAAGATGGGTAGCTGAGCCCTAGGTCTGGGGAAGGTACTATGTCGAGGAAGGGCCCATACACCAGTAATTGAGATGTCAGCTTCTATTACTTACAGACGGTGACAGCTGAAAATCATTCCctttttccttgtgtgtgtgtttttttgttgttgttgttgttgttctcccaGCTCAGCAACATACCAAATTGTATGGCTATTTCCCAAGACTATGTGTTTATTGGAGGAGCCAGAGGGTTCTCCATCTACAATCTGTACAATGCCAAGCGAATGTACATGTGGGATAAACTGAAGGTTGGAGTCACGTCCATCTGGGCCGCAGATTTGGGGAACGACATACTTATTGCTCCTGTGGATGAAACGGGTACTTGTCCTTTGTCTTCCTTTTAGCCTAATTTCCAGGTACCTGTAGAACTGCTGTTCAATTGCATTTCCTTCCCAGGTGTGGGCGGGGCCAGACGTGGCAAGTTCTCCCTGGTCACGAAGTACTGTGGTAACAGAGGCCCACAGAACAGCATGGTGTACCAGGCCCTCTCCCAGCATTTCCCACATTTGGCCCATTTGGCCCTCGCAACAGCCCTAGGGGCTGAGTATAATTTATTATCCCTGCTTCTCAGAAGCGGCCACTGAGGCAGGGAGGTTCAGGAACTTCACCTGAGGTAACACAGGAAGTAAAAGGCACGGGCAATCCTGCCACTCACACACACCAGGGCCTGCTTCTTTCCCTGGGTGAGGACAaactgcccccccaaccccccacggGGACAACAGTACAGGCAGGGACAGACAGTTTCCTGGAATCTCTGCAGAAGTGACCTGGCCTGATCGACAACTTGGGAAGGCACACTGGCAGCAGTTCGGAAAAAGCCGAACGAGGGGCGGAGCGACTAGGAAGAAGCCCTGCAGTCattagggagagaaaggaggccGGCCTGGGCCCAGGCAGCAGCTGCGGGTGGGCGGAGCGCAGGTATCCCATGGGTGTTACTGAGTTCAGTTAGACTCTCACCCCAGGGGGCCGGTTGCCTTTGCAAGGTCTGTATTATGGGTGGAGGGCAGGTTATGAGTGTCAGGCAGGCACCTGGAGAAAGGGTCAAGAAGTCATGGGGGATGAGGATCCCATAGTGGAGCCCGCAGGTTCAACGGGAATTACAATGACCAAGATTACTTATTAAATCAACAAAATCAACTGCGTGAGAAGCTCCTTGGGGGCTGAGAGGTGTGGCACGTAGAAGAGTGGGACCCGACCCTTCCCCTCTGAGAACTCAGTAGAGGGATGGAAAACACGCGCACGAACAGACAACATGCAAGGCAGTGGGCCGGTGACTGAATCAGGGCACAGAAGTCAAGGGGGGTCCCGGTGTGGCCAGAGGGctcctgggaggcccccaggaggagaGGATAGGGCCAGGTGGGCTGAGAGGGCCAGGAGGCAGAACTGCCTGGACGTTCAAGTGCGGGAGAAGGAGGACAGGGAGGCCAAGGCCGAGGGTGGTAGAGGGCCCAGGGAGGCGGCATGAGCTTAGATGACGGCGTCAGAAAGTCCATGAGGAAGTTCAGTTCCC contains:
- the WDR93 gene encoding WD repeat-containing protein 93 isoform X15 codes for the protein MRNFICPKRTSKCVCKAGACLLLSVAASEPFYALFRVAEPVPVPPSVMSTPMASRAQKMRLSLLTQKGLEVPPPTEKDWSKDDERDYVFKDPDQQRHSLPQPYRMINKLVDLLFDRSWEIIEERDRLQEAELSRIQPTVYPPVFQSKLSNIPNCMAISQDYVFIGGARGFSIYNLYNAKRMYMWDKLKVGVTSIWAADLGNDILIAPVDETGRHQQANTLCQDGDLPRRGLCSLPATRSWRHLAGRVQIAQGVLAQGGGTPPSHRESKEKIQTAATGYKHLLERRREAESPRSHNEDQTAQANHRSVWQTPTLCPFSDAFSALFSPPFPTLPILSVY
- the WDR93 gene encoding WD repeat-containing protein 93 isoform X18, with protein sequence MRNFICPKRTSKCVCKAGACLLLSVAASEPFYALFRVAEPVPVPPSVMSTPMASRAQKMRLSLLTQKGLEVPPPTEKDWSKDDERDYVFKDPDQQRHSLPQPYRMINKLVDLLFDRSWEIIEERDRLQEAELSRIQPTVYPPVFQSKLSNIPNCMAISQDYVFIGGARGFSIYNLYNAKRMYMWDKLKVGVTSIWAADLGNDILIAPVDETGRHQQANTLCQDGDLPRRGLCSLPATRSWRHLAGRVQIAQGVLAQGGGTPPSHRESKEKIQTAATEHSRSHFFG
- the WDR93 gene encoding WD repeat-containing protein 93 isoform X17; this translates as MRNFICPKRTSKCVCKAGACLLLSVAASEPFYALFRVAEPVPVPPSVMSTPMASRAQKMRLSLLTQKGLEVPPPTEKDWSKDDERDYVFKDPDQQRHSLPQPYRMINKLVDLLFDRSWEIIEERDRLQEAELSRIQPTVYPPVFQSKLSNIPNCMAISQDYVFIGGARGFSIYNLYNAKRMYMWDKLKVGVTSIWAADLGNDILIAPVDETGRHQQANTLCQDGDLPRRGLCSLPATRSWRHLAGRVQIAQGVLAQGGGTPPSHRESKEKIQTAATGYKHLLERRREAESPRSHNEDQTAQANHRHHI
- the WDR93 gene encoding WD repeat-containing protein 93 isoform X16, with product MRNFICPKRTSKCVCKAGACLLLSVAASEPFYALFRVAEPVPVPPSVMSTPMASRAQKMRLSLLTQKGLEVPPPTEKDWSKDDERDYVFKDPDQQRHSLPQPYRMINKLVDLLFDRSWEIIEERDRLQEAELSRIQPTVYPPVFQSKLSNIPNCMAISQDYVFIGGARGFSIYNLYNAKRMYMWDKLKVGVTSIWAADLGNDILIAPVDETGVIRLFYLYKDSLFFIKTVNEVDDTNKQTPCVKMEISHGGDFAAFLLQGAGDTWLDVYRLPKESWLKEVEHPQVIVNPKKKFRQPQLLRRPRRTQVVLHTEMQALFPSLLESGKKCPSPQRMSS